From Streptomyces sp. SAI-135:
AGGGAGCCGGAGAGGCCGTAGGGGGTGTCGTTGGCGAGCCGGATCGCGTCCTCCTCGTCCGTGAAGGGCAGCAGGACGGCGACCGGGCCGAAGATCTCCTCGCGGGCGGCCTCGGAGTCGGGCGCCTCGCCGGTGAGGACGGTCGGCGCGAACCAGAAGCCGGGCCCGTCGGGTGCGCCGCCGCGCAGGCCGGGGGCGTCCGCAGGCACCAACTGCCGGACGCGGTCCAGTTGCTGACGGGAGATCAGCGGCCCCATCTGGGTCTTCTCGTCGGCCGGGTCGCCCACCACGACGGACGCCACGGCGTCGGCGAGCAGTTCCCGGACCTCGTCGTAGACCGTCTCCTGGACCAGGATCCGGGTGCGGGCGCAGCAGTCCTGGCCGGAGTTGTCGAGGAAGGAGAAGGGGTCGACGGCCCGGGCGAGGTCGGCGTCCGCGAAGACGATGTTGGGGCTCTTGCCGCCGAGTTCGAGGGTGACCGGCTTGACCTGGCGGGCGCAGCGTTCCATGACGTCGCGGCCGGTGCGGGTGGAGCCGGTGAACACGATCTTCGCGACGCCGGGGTGCTCGACGAGGGCGGTCCCGGCGACCGGACCGTGTCCCGGCAGCACCTGGAAGAGGCCCTCCGGCAGTCCCGCCTCCAGGGCGAGTTCGGCGAGGCGCAGGGCGGTGAGCGGGGTGGTCTCGGCGGGCTTGAGGATCACCGCGTTGCCCGCGGCGAGCGCGGGTGCCGTGCCCCAGGCGGCGATCGGCATCGGGAAGTTCCAGGGCGCGATGACCCCGACGACGCCGAGCGGTTCGAGGATCGTGACGTCGAGCCCGCCGGGGACCGGGATCTGGCGGCCGTTGAGCCGTTCCACGCCGCCCGCCGCGTAGGCGAGCAGGTCACGGACGTTGCCGGCCTCCCAGCGGGCGTTGCCGAGGAGGTGACCGGCTTCCCGGACCTCCAGCAGGGCCAGTTCCTCCACGTGTGCGTCGACGACGTCGGCGAAGCGGCGCAGGAGGCGGGCCCGGTCGGCGGGGGCGAGGGCGGCCCAGCGGGCCTGTGCCTTCGCCGCGCGGGCGACCGCGGTGTCCACGTCGGCCGCGCCGGCGGCGGGGACGGTGGCGACGACCTCCTCGGTGGCCGGGTTGAGGACGGTCAGCTCATGCTCGTACGACAACGAAGTACCTCTCACGGGCGTCGACTTCACAGACGTTCGAAGGAGCGGCGCAGCTCCCAGTCGGTGACCGCCGCGTCGAAGGCTTCCAGTTCGACGCGGGCCATGTTGCGGTAGTGCGCGACGACCTCGTCGCCGAAGGCGGCTCGGGCGATCGGGCTGTTCTCCCAGAGCTCGGCGGCCTCGCGCAGGGTGGTGGGGACGTGGGCGTACTCGGCGGTGTAGGCGTTGCCGGTGCAGACCTCGGGCAGCTCCAGTTTCTGCTCGATGCCGTACAGCCCGGCCGCGACCAGTCCGGCGACCGCGAGGTGCGGGTTGACGTCACCGCCGGGCAGCCGGTTCTCGAAGCGCAGGGAGCGGCCGTGGCCGACGACCCGCAGGGCGCAGGTGCGGTTGTCGTGGCCCCAGGCGACGGCCGTGGGGGCGAAGGAGCCGGGCTGGAACCGCTTGTAGGAGTTGATGTTGGGGGCGTAGAGGAGCGAGAAGTCCCGCAGGGCCGCGAGCTGTCCGGCGAGGAAGTACCGCATCACGTCGGACATGCCGTCCGGGCCCGCCATGGCGTTGTTGCCGGCGGCGTCGGCGAGCGAGAGGTGGATGTGGCAGGAGTTGCCCTCGCGCTCGTTGTACTTGGCCATGAAGGTGAGCGACATGCCCTCCTGGGCGGCGATCTCCTTGGCGCCGGTCTTGTAGACGGCGTGCTGGTCGCAGGTGGTCAGGGCCTCGTCGTAGCGGAAGGCGATCTCGTGCTGGCCGGGGTTGCACTCGCCCTTGGCGGACTCGACGGTGAGTCCGGCGGCGGCCATCTCGTTGCGGATGCGGCGCAGCAGGGGCTCGATGCGGCCGGTGCCGAGCACCGAGTAGTCGATGTTGTACTGGTTCGCCGGGGTGAGCCCCCGGTAGTTCGCGTCCCAGGCCTGTTCGTAGGTGTCCTTGAAGACGATGAACTCCAGCTCGGTGCCGACCTGGGCGGTGTACCCGAGTTCGGCGAGCCGCTCCAGCTGGCGGCGCAGGATCTGGCGGGGCGCGGCGACGACCGGCGAGCCGTCCTCCCAGGCGAGGTCGGCGATCAGCATGGCCGTACCGGCGTTCCAGGGGACGCGACGCAGGGTGCCGAGGTCGGGGTGCATGGCGAAGTCGCCGTAGCCGCGGTCCCAGGAGGACATCGCGTAGCCGTCGACGGTGTTCATCTCGGTGTCGACGGCGAGGAGGTAGTTGCAGCCCTCGGTGCCGTGGTGGAGTACCTCGTCGAGGAAGAAGCGGGCGGCGAACCTCTTGCCCTGGAGCCGCCCTTGCATGTCGGGGAAGGCCAGGACGACAGTGTCGATCTCACCGCTCGCGACGAGGGCGTGCAGCTCCTCGACACTGAGCGGGGGTGTGCGGTCTGCCACGGGAGAGCTCCTTCGGCTGCTGCGCGTTTTTCCGACCGGGCCGGGAGCCATAAGGTATTGCTCTGAACCATTGCTTGGGAAGGGGGCTCGGCCATATGTCGGTGGACGCTGACGGCGGCCCGGACGACCGGTTGACGCCGGTGCTGCGGCCGGTCAGGGCGGGCAACGGCTTCGAGGAGGCGCTGGAGCAGATCCTCCAGGTGGTGCGGCTCGGGCTGGTGCCGGGGGGTGAGCGGCTGCCGGCCGAGCGGGAGCTCGCGGAGCGGCTCGGGATCAGCCGGGTGACGCTGCGCGAGGTGCTGAAGGTGCTCCAGGACCAGGGGCTGGTGGAGTCGCGGCGGGGGCGCTACGGGGGCACGTTC
This genomic window contains:
- a CDS encoding glutamine synthetase family protein, which codes for MADRTPPLSVEELHALVASGEIDTVVLAFPDMQGRLQGKRFAARFFLDEVLHHGTEGCNYLLAVDTEMNTVDGYAMSSWDRGYGDFAMHPDLGTLRRVPWNAGTAMLIADLAWEDGSPVVAAPRQILRRQLERLAELGYTAQVGTELEFIVFKDTYEQAWDANYRGLTPANQYNIDYSVLGTGRIEPLLRRIRNEMAAAGLTVESAKGECNPGQHEIAFRYDEALTTCDQHAVYKTGAKEIAAQEGMSLTFMAKYNEREGNSCHIHLSLADAAGNNAMAGPDGMSDVMRYFLAGQLAALRDFSLLYAPNINSYKRFQPGSFAPTAVAWGHDNRTCALRVVGHGRSLRFENRLPGGDVNPHLAVAGLVAAGLYGIEQKLELPEVCTGNAYTAEYAHVPTTLREAAELWENSPIARAAFGDEVVAHYRNMARVELEAFDAAVTDWELRRSFERL
- a CDS encoding aldehyde dehydrogenase family protein encodes the protein MSYEHELTVLNPATEEVVATVPAAGAADVDTAVARAAKAQARWAALAPADRARLLRRFADVVDAHVEELALLEVREAGHLLGNARWEAGNVRDLLAYAAGGVERLNGRQIPVPGGLDVTILEPLGVVGVIAPWNFPMPIAAWGTAPALAAGNAVILKPAETTPLTALRLAELALEAGLPEGLFQVLPGHGPVAGTALVEHPGVAKIVFTGSTRTGRDVMERCARQVKPVTLELGGKSPNIVFADADLARAVDPFSFLDNSGQDCCARTRILVQETVYDEVRELLADAVASVVVGDPADEKTQMGPLISRQQLDRVRQLVPADAPGLRGGAPDGPGFWFAPTVLTGEAPDSEAAREEIFGPVAVLLPFTDEEDAIRLANDTPYGLSGSLWTRDIGRALRLSRAVKAGNLSVNSHSSVRYWTPFGGYKQSGLGRELGPDALTAFTETKNVFISTEGPAQ